In a single window of the Tautonia marina genome:
- a CDS encoding HEAT repeat domain-containing protein codes for MSVQETYLTYRGEIRALASSGKWLAFVTEHPEQRPTAVYRLDCESLTLATDPLPTGAKSICLIGDDLWIGGTDGVCYRGSLQGGAPGRSLTIEGGPLSALVPLAENRLAIASGQTLTIADIKKSKPAALQTLDLPAEITCLACDPTGLWLVAGTSKGDVSVFSAEGREDFLLSESSKLHEGAVSALRFEPDELRFLSAGADRKLLSTLARGTLEPEDRGKSNTHEDVITRIVWAPGDRFLTGSRDSTVKTWPRTGGSRPATLKDGVAKVRDLAIVTVHERPRLVIACEDNTLRLVVLDAAGKFGDATARIYDGLARARHELSQSDPRRREAALVSLTEAGDSAAVELLAEHCRADTDPDLRLDAARRLGQADHSRVVPLLEGLLDHPDERVRVLAFEQLRARTDAADFRPIDLALKTDHPEIGRLAVQALEPLARRDEQALDRLLATLDARQWEVRRSAAEALEAIHAPDAPEADLIALGSKHADLRRWALVRLLQRGLLDRSEVATALRRRSDDRDADVRRVAFLLLLHTRPRLLDTLRQRDPDLDRQLNDLATDPGGPGQGGTTEVADSASDPKPKGKARAAKSPKPSKKAASEAVSVTDLDADDLAPLLNASASRSLDTSLRGARGLALLGDPRAFGLLLQLSREADATARVEVCRALAALGDDAARHRLRSLVHDEAPEVRDAAFSALASIDHDAPLLAAEAGLNADHDDVRRRGLQLLLAEARKAPPKSADDPIGRLLVRALNDGSPPIRAEAFKASLNLPVAGGGAGALRFTRQSIHTDVRREVLTEVLAQLAQPWAWDLLLEVFDDPDSELRADAFAAASTKAKGLDVLEAALGARFADVRAKAVAALVKKHSARAHAILARAIDDEDRDVRLAAIDALVSNDARSLLASALAAPHADVRVRAARALARHGDRAALGPLISLAAAPEPTESERLSDWLDLAGLALNGLAELGDAEAVLPVLPLLDSTHPPLRKGAAEVLVWCVDSEAIDPLRQALSHADLHVKYRAAMGLALRGDASTAPLIDSAEGTKVLSRDDRLAAAVALGDPGEGRVVLTLDDENAAIRDRALLLLMLREHHTPRGDADRLIAALSSRSPRVRLVAADALQSAHDRAALLATITRLINDRDDQTAWTISETTVNTLADLLVLAPPIVQARGVIRLLPLLGPDEKEQAAFELACTAFAQRFGSSVTVTPDNGSHARSDSIPALELRARAFGAYVGLVREQAAPPASGRSKKRQATANPAAEAAIVRVRRAALDRLRSLAIDDPSLAAASVPVMLQALADPNQVVRFTAFDHLHALGTDSTLLGAEALGAGPTDVGVRGLELLSGSKDDPSGQSVLEQVMMTRKDNLATEAARLLGDRLGRAVVATRALDAASEPLRLLAVSWLREFAESDPKALTALRGALESRFAAVRRSAAFALAERHDPAAFEALVRLLNTLVEPRDRQNVIAAFDTLGDPRAAGVFLDLIDTNASGTASAEVLIPAAAKFRRPDDSSRLLAFMERLPKARMLCFQAVLAISGYDQPVADPQDERPNDRRWMESQHPRRDAILASLLDRCLTLGETRLIQRAITPARWALGSEVNEPLGLASTHPEEWPRREAIEALGWRLRKRNGPADPLLKALQHPDPVTQFLAAEGLALGARTEGISVLLSAVDYLSDLALRRRAVVALGELEDPRAFDRILQLAGESGHALQDVAAEALGHLGRGPRSADVFKLLDRQSRSSGSVAAMALRGLRWLGTREAWARIREVASTEHDRSDLVPIALDLLAFDDETATRDLLLRQLREATWPDYYIALRSARNLFGPESIEPDEAAVQNPFDRFGSGRFTWSDLQKRFDIPLAEPLERLREHADPARLFALIPRCSETNAKAIGAILLDLPEPPLTEARAAIDSESAPAVATAAHILGRTKDAKSGPNLASALSRWTTIWTASREAARRVETRVAGPCRDDEARLLATLAWAAGRTESAVDELLQLIALELASDPDQTDPRILRSAVEALTLFASPPPAVLDILATLAREGPADLRTLATDALARFDPKRASTIASDLIGDPVGFDRLSHHLSNTLDGPLTEAAPNLHAQGVALPQLVARGHLDPLATVAVDRSLPDAARLGAVEALAALASESAEEHLRAVGLDAANDEALRKGAWRALRRSRRLRDRSRNPRRHEVTP; via the coding sequence GTGAGCGTCCAGGAAACCTACCTGACGTACCGGGGGGAGATCCGAGCCCTGGCCTCCTCAGGCAAATGGCTCGCCTTCGTGACCGAACACCCCGAACAGCGGCCGACCGCCGTCTACCGACTCGACTGCGAATCGTTGACCCTCGCCACCGACCCACTCCCCACCGGAGCGAAGTCGATCTGCCTGATCGGCGATGACCTCTGGATCGGCGGCACCGACGGAGTCTGCTACCGCGGGTCGCTCCAGGGAGGCGCCCCAGGCCGATCCCTGACCATCGAGGGCGGCCCCCTCTCGGCTCTGGTCCCCCTGGCCGAAAACCGCCTGGCAATCGCTTCGGGGCAAACCCTCACAATCGCCGACATCAAGAAAAGCAAACCTGCTGCCCTTCAGACACTCGACCTCCCGGCTGAGATCACCTGCCTGGCCTGCGATCCGACCGGCCTCTGGCTCGTCGCAGGAACGAGCAAGGGGGATGTCTCCGTCTTCTCGGCCGAAGGGCGCGAGGACTTCCTCCTCAGCGAGTCGAGCAAGCTGCACGAGGGGGCCGTCTCGGCCTTGCGGTTCGAACCGGACGAGCTTCGCTTCCTCTCGGCCGGGGCTGATCGCAAGCTGCTTTCGACCCTGGCCCGCGGAACGCTCGAACCGGAAGACCGGGGCAAGAGCAACACCCATGAGGATGTTATCACCAGGATCGTCTGGGCTCCGGGAGACCGCTTCCTCACGGGATCGCGCGATTCGACCGTCAAAACCTGGCCCCGCACCGGGGGAAGCCGTCCGGCGACCTTGAAAGACGGCGTGGCAAAGGTGCGCGATCTGGCGATCGTCACGGTCCACGAGCGTCCCCGGCTGGTCATCGCCTGCGAAGACAACACCCTTCGTCTGGTCGTGCTCGATGCCGCCGGTAAGTTCGGCGACGCGACCGCCCGCATCTACGATGGCCTCGCCCGAGCCAGGCACGAACTCTCCCAGAGCGATCCCCGACGCCGTGAAGCTGCCCTCGTCAGCCTGACCGAGGCCGGTGATTCCGCCGCCGTCGAACTGCTCGCCGAGCACTGTCGTGCTGACACCGATCCGGATCTCCGACTCGACGCCGCCCGACGCCTCGGCCAGGCCGATCACTCTCGCGTCGTCCCCTTGCTCGAAGGGTTGCTCGATCACCCGGACGAACGGGTCCGTGTGCTCGCCTTCGAGCAGCTCCGTGCCCGCACCGACGCGGCGGATTTCCGCCCAATCGACCTGGCCCTGAAGACCGATCATCCCGAGATCGGCCGTCTGGCTGTCCAGGCCCTCGAACCTCTCGCTCGGCGCGATGAACAGGCTCTCGACCGCCTCCTGGCCACCCTCGACGCCCGCCAGTGGGAAGTCCGCCGATCGGCCGCCGAAGCCCTGGAAGCCATCCACGCTCCTGATGCTCCCGAGGCCGATTTGATTGCCCTCGGCTCCAAGCACGCCGACCTACGCCGCTGGGCCCTCGTCCGATTGCTCCAGCGCGGCTTGCTCGATCGCTCCGAGGTCGCAACCGCCCTGCGTCGCCGCTCAGACGATCGCGATGCCGACGTGCGTCGCGTTGCGTTCTTGCTCCTGCTCCACACCCGACCTCGCCTGCTGGACACCCTTCGCCAGCGCGATCCGGACCTCGACCGACAGCTCAACGACCTCGCCACCGATCCTGGCGGGCCAGGGCAGGGGGGAACGACCGAGGTCGCAGATTCCGCCTCCGACCCCAAACCCAAAGGGAAGGCCCGAGCGGCCAAGTCTCCGAAACCCTCGAAAAAGGCCGCATCCGAGGCCGTCTCGGTGACGGATCTCGACGCCGATGACCTCGCTCCCTTACTGAACGCCTCGGCGAGCCGATCGCTCGACACCTCCCTCCGAGGGGCTCGCGGCCTGGCCTTGCTCGGCGACCCGAGAGCCTTCGGCCTGCTGCTCCAACTGAGCCGGGAAGCCGATGCCACCGCCCGCGTCGAGGTCTGTCGAGCCCTGGCTGCGCTCGGAGATGACGCGGCCCGTCACCGCCTCCGGTCGCTCGTGCATGACGAAGCTCCGGAAGTCCGCGACGCCGCCTTCTCCGCTCTCGCCTCGATCGACCACGATGCCCCTTTGCTCGCCGCCGAGGCCGGCCTGAACGCCGATCACGACGACGTCCGCCGCCGAGGCCTGCAACTCCTGCTGGCCGAGGCCCGCAAGGCCCCCCCGAAATCAGCCGATGATCCGATCGGGCGTCTGCTTGTGCGAGCCCTGAATGATGGGTCGCCCCCGATCCGGGCCGAGGCGTTCAAGGCCTCGCTCAACCTTCCCGTCGCCGGTGGCGGAGCCGGGGCGCTCCGCTTCACCCGGCAAAGCATCCACACCGATGTCCGCCGCGAAGTCCTCACCGAGGTGCTCGCACAGCTCGCCCAACCCTGGGCCTGGGACCTCCTGCTGGAAGTCTTCGACGACCCCGACTCCGAACTTCGAGCCGATGCCTTCGCGGCCGCCTCGACCAAGGCCAAGGGGCTCGATGTGCTGGAGGCCGCGCTCGGCGCCCGCTTCGCTGACGTGCGGGCGAAGGCCGTCGCCGCTCTGGTGAAAAAGCATTCGGCCAGGGCCCACGCCATCCTCGCTCGCGCGATCGACGACGAGGACCGCGATGTTCGGCTCGCTGCCATCGACGCCCTTGTGTCCAACGACGCCCGATCCTTGCTCGCATCGGCCCTGGCCGCTCCTCACGCCGATGTCCGTGTTCGGGCGGCTCGGGCGTTGGCCCGGCACGGCGATCGGGCGGCACTCGGACCGCTCATCTCCCTCGCCGCCGCTCCCGAGCCGACCGAATCGGAACGCCTCTCCGACTGGCTCGATCTGGCGGGATTGGCCCTCAATGGCCTCGCCGAGCTGGGAGACGCCGAGGCAGTGCTCCCCGTCCTCCCCTTGCTCGACTCCACGCACCCACCGCTTCGCAAAGGGGCCGCCGAGGTCCTCGTCTGGTGCGTCGATTCCGAGGCAATCGATCCGCTTCGCCAGGCCCTTTCCCACGCCGACCTCCACGTGAAATACCGGGCCGCGATGGGCCTGGCCCTGCGCGGAGATGCATCGACCGCCCCTCTGATCGACTCGGCCGAGGGAACGAAAGTCCTCAGCCGAGACGACCGTCTGGCCGCCGCCGTCGCCCTGGGAGATCCGGGTGAAGGGCGAGTTGTGCTGACCCTCGACGACGAAAACGCGGCAATCCGAGATCGCGCCCTGTTGCTCTTGATGCTTCGGGAACACCACACCCCCCGAGGCGACGCAGACCGATTGATCGCCGCCCTGTCGAGCCGATCCCCTCGCGTCCGCCTTGTCGCCGCCGATGCCTTGCAATCCGCCCACGACCGGGCCGCGCTGCTCGCCACCATCACCCGATTGATCAACGACCGTGACGACCAGACCGCCTGGACGATTTCCGAAACCACCGTCAACACGCTGGCCGATCTTCTCGTCCTGGCCCCTCCCATCGTCCAGGCCAGGGGAGTGATCCGCCTCCTCCCACTGCTCGGACCGGACGAAAAGGAACAAGCGGCCTTCGAGCTTGCCTGCACCGCCTTCGCTCAGCGGTTCGGCTCCTCAGTCACCGTCACTCCCGACAACGGCTCGCACGCTCGATCCGATTCGATCCCCGCCCTCGAACTCCGCGCCCGGGCCTTCGGCGCCTATGTCGGCCTCGTCCGGGAGCAAGCCGCCCCACCCGCGTCGGGCCGATCGAAGAAGCGCCAGGCCACCGCCAATCCGGCCGCCGAGGCCGCGATCGTCCGCGTCCGTCGCGCGGCTCTCGACCGGCTTCGATCCCTGGCGATCGACGACCCAAGCCTCGCCGCCGCCAGTGTTCCGGTCATGCTCCAGGCCCTGGCCGACCCGAACCAGGTGGTCCGATTCACCGCGTTTGACCACCTGCACGCCCTCGGAACCGACTCCACCCTGCTCGGGGCCGAAGCGCTCGGCGCCGGCCCGACCGATGTGGGCGTTCGTGGCCTCGAACTCCTCAGCGGCAGCAAGGACGATCCGAGCGGCCAATCGGTGCTTGAGCAGGTGATGATGACCCGCAAGGACAACCTTGCCACCGAGGCCGCTCGCCTGCTCGGCGATCGCCTCGGCCGCGCCGTCGTGGCGACCAGGGCCCTCGATGCCGCTTCCGAGCCGCTCCGCTTGCTCGCCGTTTCCTGGCTCCGCGAATTTGCCGAGTCCGACCCAAAGGCCCTGACCGCCCTGCGCGGCGCGCTCGAATCCCGCTTCGCCGCCGTCCGCCGTTCGGCCGCCTTCGCCCTGGCGGAACGGCACGATCCGGCCGCATTCGAGGCACTGGTTCGTCTGCTCAACACCCTGGTCGAGCCCCGGGACCGGCAGAACGTCATTGCCGCCTTCGACACGCTCGGCGACCCCCGAGCGGCTGGAGTCTTCCTTGACCTCATCGACACCAACGCCTCCGGCACCGCCTCGGCCGAAGTCCTCATTCCCGCCGCCGCAAAGTTCCGCCGGCCCGACGATTCCTCTCGGCTCCTTGCGTTCATGGAACGGCTCCCCAAGGCCCGGATGCTTTGCTTCCAGGCCGTCCTGGCAATCAGTGGGTACGACCAGCCCGTCGCCGACCCCCAGGATGAACGCCCCAACGATCGTCGATGGATGGAGTCTCAGCACCCGAGGCGAGACGCGATCCTTGCCTCCCTTCTCGATCGCTGCCTCACTCTCGGCGAAACCCGGCTCATCCAGCGAGCCATCACCCCGGCGCGTTGGGCCCTGGGTTCAGAGGTCAACGAACCGCTCGGCCTCGCCTCCACCCATCCCGAGGAATGGCCCCGCCGCGAGGCGATCGAAGCCCTCGGCTGGCGGCTTCGCAAGCGCAACGGCCCGGCCGACCCCTTGCTCAAAGCCCTCCAGCATCCCGATCCCGTCACCCAGTTCCTCGCCGCCGAAGGGCTCGCGCTTGGGGCTCGGACCGAGGGGATCAGCGTCCTGCTCTCCGCCGTCGATTATCTTTCCGACCTCGCGCTCCGCCGCCGGGCCGTCGTCGCCCTCGGCGAGCTGGAAGACCCGAGAGCCTTCGACCGCATCCTGCAACTGGCCGGCGAATCCGGCCACGCCCTGCAAGATGTCGCCGCCGAGGCCCTCGGTCACCTCGGCCGAGGGCCCCGATCCGCCGACGTGTTCAAACTGCTCGATCGCCAGAGCCGATCCTCCGGCTCCGTCGCGGCAATGGCCTTGCGAGGACTCCGCTGGCTCGGCACCCGCGAGGCCTGGGCTCGGATCCGCGAGGTCGCAAGCACCGAGCACGATCGATCCGACCTCGTCCCAATCGCCCTCGACCTGCTCGCCTTCGACGACGAGACGGCCACGCGAGACCTCTTGCTTCGGCAGCTCCGCGAAGCCACCTGGCCCGACTACTACATCGCCCTCCGCAGCGCCCGGAACCTGTTCGGCCCCGAGTCGATCGAGCCTGACGAGGCCGCCGTCCAAAATCCGTTCGACCGGTTCGGTTCGGGCCGGTTCACCTGGTCCGACCTCCAGAAACGCTTCGACATCCCCCTCGCCGAACCGCTCGAACGACTCCGCGAACACGCCGATCCCGCCCGGCTGTTCGCACTTATTCCCCGTTGCTCAGAAACCAACGCCAAGGCGATCGGTGCCATCCTGCTTGATCTTCCAGAGCCTCCGCTCACCGAGGCCCGCGCCGCGATCGACTCCGAAAGTGCCCCGGCCGTCGCCACCGCGGCCCACATCCTGGGCCGGACCAAGGATGCGAAGTCCGGACCGAACCTCGCCAGTGCCCTCTCGCGATGGACCACAATCTGGACCGCGTCCCGCGAAGCGGCCAGGCGGGTCGAAACCCGCGTCGCCGGCCCTTGCCGCGACGACGAGGCGCGCCTCCTCGCCACGCTCGCCTGGGCGGCAGGGCGAACCGAATCGGCGGTTGACGAGTTGCTCCAGCTCATCGCCTTGGAACTTGCAAGCGATCCCGATCAGACCGATCCGCGCATCCTCCGATCGGCGGTCGAGGCCCTGACGCTGTTCGCATCGCCTCCACCCGCCGTATTGGACATTCTCGCCACCCTCGCCCGCGAAGGCCCGGCCGACCTCCGGACCCTCGCCACTGATGCCCTCGCCCGGTTCGATCCAAAGCGAGCCTCGACCATCGCCTCCGACCTGATCGGCGACCCGGTCGGCTTCGACCGCCTCTCGCATCACCTCAGCAATACCCTCGACGGTCCGCTGACCGAAGCGGCCCCCAACCTGCACGCCCAGGGGGTTGCGCTGCCCCAGCTCGTGGCCCGAGGACACCTCGATCCCCTGGCAACCGTCGCCGTCGATCGTTCCCTGCCCGATGCCGCCCGTCTCGGAGCCGTCGAGGCCCTGGCCGCCCTCGCCAGCGAATCAGCAGAGGAGCATCTCAGAGCAGTCGGCCTCGATGCCGCCAACGACGAAGCCTTGCGTAAAGGTGCCTGGCGAGCCCTCCGCCGCTCAAGGCGTCTCCGCGATCGCTCCCGCAATCCCCGACGCCACGAGGTGACGCCATGA
- a CDS encoding SWIM zinc finger family protein: MSDAPNASQVPSEPEPVETEMPSHTDVDLAYAAPSTLVSDDNHATLALVGNLKRPAVRFEANLTDPLRFREAMGALYAVVGSDYRYVPKDRTAYLAYRRMRAESANLGLWEGQRAYFSWLMRNDPLAYVILDPVVSVHPDQVFFEVFSKDEGTYAKLGVDLDAFEHDPAITPHWGTTNIDFSEALHLGLEQLRSERPTRLRIGQDGVSVRTEGTGTVLEKSIRVPDSWLRGFLQVQSAAALPRDSFTLNPIDLYNALRHLRMHADRKGKRRGLRIELVPGEPPRLVLEPWETLIPSSAAPYQGKTAKVVRVWGRRRLFLLRRFLPLVEEVEVHLLGSGLPSFWVLRAGPLTLTLGLTGFTAANWSQAIRFDLLLPRKTQDTTAELDLVLAHLADHWKAGAGDLLKATKLKWEALVEALQLGCQQGRIMYDLAADVYRLRPLTDAPIDLTRLEYRNARERTAHDLIARRGAVTIVSETRIAATGLELTGRVEVAEDRREYRPVLLLTDEGQVAKAECTCPFFRRQGLKNGPCAHLIALRLLHAEREAQRRRGLTPAEALTAETRAFSRRDPQGESVYQLALDRQRLTIHWGRAGQPLRRQRLTFNSIDDARRAYLARVSELSTGGYLDASDS, encoded by the coding sequence ATGAGCGACGCCCCCAACGCTTCCCAGGTCCCGAGCGAGCCTGAGCCCGTCGAGACCGAGATGCCGTCTCACACCGACGTCGATCTCGCCTACGCCGCGCCCAGCACGCTCGTCTCCGACGACAATCACGCCACGCTCGCCCTTGTCGGCAATCTGAAGCGTCCCGCCGTGCGGTTCGAGGCCAACTTGACCGACCCGCTCCGCTTCCGCGAAGCAATGGGTGCCCTCTACGCCGTCGTCGGCAGCGATTACCGCTACGTCCCCAAAGACCGCACGGCCTATCTCGCCTACCGACGGATGCGGGCGGAATCGGCCAACCTCGGCCTCTGGGAAGGGCAGCGGGCTTACTTCTCCTGGCTGATGCGCAATGATCCGCTTGCGTATGTGATCCTCGATCCGGTCGTCTCCGTCCATCCCGATCAGGTCTTCTTCGAGGTCTTCAGCAAGGACGAAGGGACCTATGCCAAGCTCGGCGTCGATCTCGACGCCTTCGAGCACGACCCCGCCATCACCCCCCACTGGGGCACCACGAACATCGACTTCAGCGAGGCGCTTCACCTGGGCCTCGAACAACTGCGCAGCGAACGGCCGACCCGCCTGAGGATCGGGCAAGACGGGGTCTCCGTCCGCACCGAAGGGACCGGCACGGTCCTGGAGAAATCCATCCGGGTGCCCGATTCCTGGCTCCGCGGGTTCCTCCAGGTCCAGTCGGCCGCGGCCCTCCCGCGTGACTCCTTCACCCTGAACCCGATCGACCTCTACAACGCCCTGCGTCACCTTCGGATGCACGCCGACCGCAAGGGAAAACGCCGCGGCCTTCGGATCGAGCTCGTTCCCGGCGAACCCCCACGGCTGGTCCTCGAACCCTGGGAAACCCTCATCCCCTCCTCGGCCGCACCGTATCAGGGCAAAACCGCCAAGGTCGTCCGGGTCTGGGGACGCCGTCGCCTGTTTCTCCTTCGTCGGTTCCTTCCGCTCGTCGAGGAGGTCGAGGTTCATCTGCTCGGCAGCGGCTTGCCCAGCTTCTGGGTCCTCCGCGCAGGCCCGTTGACCCTGACCCTCGGCCTAACCGGCTTCACCGCCGCGAACTGGTCGCAGGCCATCCGGTTCGACCTGCTCCTGCCCCGCAAGACCCAGGACACGACGGCCGAACTCGACCTCGTCCTCGCCCACCTGGCCGATCACTGGAAGGCCGGCGCCGGCGATTTGCTCAAGGCCACCAAGCTGAAATGGGAAGCCCTGGTCGAGGCCCTTCAACTTGGTTGCCAGCAAGGGCGGATCATGTACGACCTGGCTGCCGACGTCTACCGCCTTCGCCCCCTGACCGATGCCCCCATCGACCTCACTCGCCTCGAATATCGCAACGCCCGCGAGCGCACCGCGCACGACCTGATCGCCCGCCGAGGGGCCGTGACCATCGTCTCCGAGACCCGAATCGCCGCCACCGGCCTTGAGCTGACCGGCCGGGTCGAGGTGGCCGAAGACCGCCGCGAGTATCGACCGGTCCTCCTCCTGACCGACGAAGGGCAGGTCGCCAAGGCCGAATGCACCTGCCCATTCTTCCGCCGACAGGGGCTCAAGAACGGTCCATGTGCTCACCTGATCGCCCTTCGGCTCCTCCACGCCGAGCGCGAAGCGCAACGCCGTCGCGGCCTGACCCCGGCCGAAGCCCTCACCGCCGAGACTCGGGCCTTCAGCCGTCGCGACCCTCAGGGAGAATCGGTCTATCAACTGGCCCTCGATCGTCAACGCCTCACAATCCACTGGGGCCGTGCCGGTCAGCCGCTCCGCCGCCAGCGCTTGACCTTCAACTCGATCGACGACGCACGCCGGGCTTACCTTGCCCGTGTCTCGGAACTCTCGACCGGAGGCTACCTCGATGCCTCCGACAGCTAA
- the rsmH gene encoding 16S rRNA (cytosine(1402)-N(4))-methyltransferase RsmH — MTAVHRPVLLDEVLTWLDPKPGGVFVDATAGAGGHSAALAKRVGADGRVISFDRDPMMLDFARDRTRGLPVTLVHSAYDRLVEELDSLGIAQVDGILADLGFASDQMDTGSRGFSFQREGPLDMRFDPSQPTTAATLVNERSADELIALFRDLGDEPRARAIADRIVERRHQGPITTTEELASLIRSVYGHRRERIDPSTRVFQALRIAVNDELSLLDRFLAVAPDRLRLGGRFVVISFHSLEDERVKAAFRDDERLRPLTRKPVIASDREVRQNARSRSAKLRAAERA; from the coding sequence ATGACTGCCGTCCATCGCCCCGTTTTGCTCGACGAAGTCCTCACCTGGCTCGACCCGAAGCCAGGTGGCGTCTTTGTCGACGCCACGGCCGGCGCCGGGGGGCATTCGGCCGCCCTGGCCAAGCGGGTCGGGGCGGACGGACGTGTCATCAGCTTCGACCGCGACCCCATGATGCTCGACTTCGCCCGAGATCGCACCAGGGGCCTGCCGGTCACACTCGTCCATTCGGCCTACGACCGGCTCGTCGAGGAGCTTGATTCGCTCGGCATTGCGCAGGTCGACGGCATTCTGGCCGATCTCGGTTTCGCGTCCGATCAGATGGACACCGGCTCCCGCGGCTTCAGCTTTCAGCGCGAGGGGCCGCTCGACATGCGCTTCGACCCATCGCAGCCAACCACCGCCGCCACCCTGGTCAACGAACGCTCGGCCGATGAGCTGATCGCCCTGTTCCGCGACCTGGGAGACGAGCCCCGAGCCCGAGCCATCGCCGACCGCATTGTCGAACGCCGCCACCAAGGGCCCATCACCACCACCGAGGAACTTGCCTCCTTGATCCGAAGCGTTTACGGCCACCGGCGCGAGCGGATCGATCCGAGTACCCGCGTCTTCCAGGCCCTCCGGATCGCTGTCAACGATGAGCTGTCTCTTCTCGATCGCTTCCTCGCCGTTGCCCCCGATCGGCTCCGGCTTGGCGGTCGGTTCGTTGTGATCAGCTTTCACTCACTCGAAGATGAACGCGTCAAGGCCGCTTTCCGCGATGACGAGCGCCTCCGCCCCTTGACCCGCAAACCCGTCATCGCCAGCGACCGCGAAGTCCGGCAGAATGCCCGCTCCCGCAGCGCCAAGCTCCGCGCCGCCGAGCGAGCCTGA
- a CDS encoding reverse transcriptase family protein: MSRATDLLSLWRAIEHAGGIDAYVNTQLAERGFLVARRDVDTMSDRERTAYKKQLKEEAAHRRELKREAWKAYRARHIVHLGEGIYWNDQATKDPWDAPDAEERAAENELPPLDSPRDLAEALGLTISQLRWLAFHRDAATSIHYRRFTIPKRDGSERAIWAPLPTLKAAQHWILRNIAEKLPVHGAAHGFLAGRSILSNASNHVDSALVVKMDLKDFFPSVTFRRVKGIFRRAGYREQVATLLALICTEAPREIVEQGKTTYYVALGPRALPQGAPTSPALTNTLCLRLDRRLDGLAQSLGYRYTRYADDLTFSLPRSHEGDPKLGTLLGKARRVVESEGFTVRLEKTRVARPGARQQVTGLVVNGAASPRTPRTLRRQLRAAVHNLQTGKPRPDADTPERLAGLISYVAMTDPTLGQALQAQWTNPSKPTSSDDSPS; this comes from the coding sequence ATGTCCCGAGCCACCGATCTCCTCTCGCTCTGGCGGGCCATCGAACACGCAGGGGGCATTGACGCCTATGTGAACACGCAGCTTGCCGAACGCGGCTTCCTCGTCGCTCGCCGAGACGTGGACACAATGTCCGACCGCGAACGCACCGCCTACAAGAAACAACTTAAGGAAGAAGCCGCCCATCGTCGGGAACTGAAGCGAGAGGCCTGGAAAGCCTATCGCGCCCGGCACATCGTCCACCTGGGCGAGGGCATCTACTGGAACGATCAGGCGACCAAGGACCCCTGGGACGCTCCCGACGCCGAGGAACGCGCCGCCGAGAACGAACTGCCTCCGCTCGACTCGCCCCGCGATCTGGCCGAGGCTCTCGGCCTGACGATTTCCCAACTCCGCTGGCTCGCCTTCCACCGCGACGCGGCCACCTCGATCCACTATCGACGCTTCACCATTCCCAAGCGAGACGGCTCGGAACGAGCCATCTGGGCCCCTTTGCCAACCCTCAAGGCCGCCCAGCACTGGATTCTCCGCAACATCGCCGAAAAGCTTCCCGTCCACGGCGCGGCGCACGGATTTCTGGCCGGCCGGTCGATTCTGTCCAACGCCAGCAACCATGTCGATTCGGCGCTGGTCGTGAAAATGGATCTCAAGGATTTCTTTCCCTCGGTCACTTTTCGGCGCGTGAAGGGGATCTTCCGCCGGGCCGGCTACCGCGAGCAGGTGGCAACGCTACTCGCCTTGATCTGCACTGAAGCCCCCCGGGAGATCGTCGAGCAAGGCAAGACGACCTACTACGTCGCCCTTGGCCCTCGGGCCTTGCCCCAAGGCGCACCGACGAGCCCGGCCTTGACCAATACCCTCTGCCTTCGGCTCGATCGCCGGCTCGATGGCCTCGCCCAGTCGCTCGGCTACCGCTACACCCGCTACGCCGATGACCTGACCTTCAGCCTCCCCCGCAGTCACGAGGGAGACCCGAAGCTCGGCACCTTGCTCGGCAAGGCCCGCCGTGTGGTCGAGTCCGAAGGATTCACCGTCCGGCTCGAAAAGACCCGCGTCGCCCGCCCCGGCGCCCGTCAGCAGGTCACCGGACTGGTCGTCAACGGCGCGGCTTCCCCTCGCACACCTCGCACCCTTCGCCGCCAACTCCGGGCCGCAGTCCACAATCTTCAAACTGGAAAACCTCGGCCCGACGCCGACACGCCCGAACGGCTCGCCGGCCTCATCAGCTATGTGGCCATGACCGACCCGACCCTCGGTCAGGCACTTCAAGCCCAGTGGACCAACCCATCAAAACCAACCAGCTCCGATGACTCGCCGAGCTAA